DNA from Fastidiosipila sp.:
TCCTTTCGAGTTAATTAAACCCAGCTTCTGATCGAAGGGAATGCTTCCCAGGATGGGGAGTCCTTTCTCCAGACAGAAGGCTTCGGAGGGATTATCACCTTCCTGAATCTTGTTCAGGACCACTCCCAGGGGCTTGCCCATCAGGTTTACCAGTTGATAAACCATGGCCAGGTTATGGGCGCCGAAAATCGTCGGCTCTGCCACGAGTACACAGTAATCAGCCCCCGCAACCGTCTCCATGACAATGCAGGAGGTACCCGGAGGGCAGTCAATAAAGGTGAGAAGGTCCGGATCGTCATCCTGACCCTCCAATAAACGGTCGATAATGGGGATACCCGATTCCTCCCCGGTGTTCATGATACCGGAGTGTACCTGAACCTGGCCTGACACTCCACGTTCGATCCGGCCGATTTCCTTGTCCTTTTCGGAAAAGGCTTTTTCAGGGCAGACCAGGACGCAGCCTCCGCAGGAGTGACAGATTTCTTCAAAGACAATCAGCTCTTCCCTGATGTAGGCCAAAGCGTTGAACTGGCAAAAATCCACGCACTTGCGGCACCCCGTGCATTTGTCCTGATCGACGACGGGAATTTTGACTGCGACCCGCTCAATTTCCAAATCGCCCGGTTTGAAGAAAAGATGGCCGTTCGGCTCCTCAACGTCGCAGTCCAGGTAACGGGCCTGCCCTGCAACTTCGGCCAGGTTGACGGACACCAGTGTTTTTCCCGTACCGCCCTTGCCGCTTAATACCGCGATCTTCATGGGATCAATGCCTGTGGAGTCCGGCGTGAATCTCATCCAGCTCCGACAGTTTTCCCTCCAGGAAGGCGTCAATATTCTCCTTGATCGACTCACCCTTTGTCCGGTAAATTCTGGCTTTTGCCGCAAGCAGAACGCCGGCGGCGTTCTGGCCACAGCGGGGTGTCAGGACGGCATCAACTTTCTGATCGGCAACGATCTGGGCCGCGCGCACACCGGCTCCTCCGGCACTTTGAGCAGCGGTATTCAAGACAAATTGATTCTCTTTCGACTCCGTATCGTGGATCAGATAATAGGGCGCGCGCCCGAAGGACATGCAGACCTTGGATTCAATGCTGTTGCTGTCAACCGGTATGGCTAATTTCATGGATTTCTCCTCTTTCTGGGTGCATTTCGTAATAATTCGCGATGGCTTGACGGAGCGCCCCCACCCCCATAAGCGAGCAATGGATCTTGCTCTCAGGGAGGCCGTCAAGCGCCTGGATCACATCGTCCTCCGTGATGGAAAGCGCTTCCTCCAATGTTTTCCCCTTGGCCAGCTCCGAAGTCATGCTGGAGGTTGCGACGGCGCCGCAGCAACCGTAGACCAGGTAGGAAATGTCGTCGATGCGGTTGTCTTTCACTTTGATGTACATGACCAGACAATCGCCGCATGAAGGATCACCCACGCTGCCCTCGGCATCGGCGTCGGGCATGGTATGGGCATTTCGGGGGCTCATGAAATGGTCAATGACGGTGTCTGAATAAATCATCGATTGCGCCGGCCGCCATGCCCGTGCATTTGCCTGCCGCGCCCGTAACGGTGACAGCCGTGGCCGCAAATACCCTCGGGGCCTTCACACAGCCGGTATTCGCCTCCTTCAATAATCAGTACTTTCCCATTGACAAGTGAATCAGCGATCTTTTGCCTGGCCCTGACATAGATGCCCTGGATGGTCGTTCGGGCAACATTCATCTGGCGGGCACACTCCTCCTGGTTGAATCCCTCATGGTCAATCAACCTGACCGTCTCATATTCGTCAACGGTCATCCGGACGTGCTCGCGTGCGCCCGCGCCCACCCCCAGCGGCCCGAAGCGGCTGATTGGCGGCAATTGACAGACTCTTCGCCATTTCATGGGTCTGGCCACAGTGACTCACCTCAACTAATAATGGGGGGATAACCGGCAGCCCGGCCATCCCCGACTATTTTACTCGCTTTCGAGTTGTTTGGAAATGTAGTCCAGGCGTTCCTGCAGGATTTCCTTTTCTTCTTCCAAAATTTCGCGGTCGCTGCGGTCATCATAGGGTGCGTAGCCGTAGCCGGGGCCAAATCCGCGGCCATAACCGTAACCCATTCCGTACCCCCGCCGGCCGTAGCCCATGCGGCGCCCGCGGCGCCCGTAGCCGTATCCATAATCGCGGCAGGGGCCCATTCCCCAGCCCGTCATGGGGCCATAGCCCATCGGCCCTGTTCCATCTCTGCGTGGCATATTGAATACCTCCTAAATTTTCTTTATAAGTGACATATGTCATTTACTTCCATGATTGTACGCCTGTTAGTGACATATGTCAACTATTGTTTTTGGGTTAATATTACAAAAACAATGTGTTGTATTATTTTAATATGCATAGTGTTACAAACAAAATATTAGTAATTCATATTAGCATACGGTAATATGCTATTGCATTCGCTCTCAAATGATGCTATAGTCACCTCATCAGCTGCTCTTGCCTCTCCCCAACCATGGGAAAGGTCCGGGGATCAGGTACAGGTGGCTGTTCCGGCTCAACCTGTTTCGAGGTGGGCACAGGGACACGGGCAATGACGGTTCGAGCTTTGATGATAGAAACAGTTTCACGCGGGGGACTTGTCGCATTTAATTGATGCCTTTCTTTGGAACTTGTCTTTCAGCTAAGGGAGAAAGCGGGACAGTTCCAACAGAATCGACGATCGCATCCACTTAATTCATTTGAATATTGCCATGGTTGGATTCCAACCCCATTTATTCTTTGGCTGACGCCGGCTTTCTTGTTACCGGGAGCCGGGGCCGTGTTGAAGACCCAAAAACCGGAATCAGAGCACACTGAAGTGTCGCGGATGCCGGTCAGGGGTATCCCTGACGAGGAGGCGGGGATATGCTTTCGGCACGAAAAATACTATCTTTTTCCATTCATTTTCTGGTTTGGATGCTTTTGTCCTTCCTTCTGATCGCGGCGGCACTGACGGCCGGAGCCAGGCTGATCGGCTACACGCCCTATGTCGTCCTGTCCGGCAGCATGGAACCGGCTATTCCGACAGGCGCCCTCATCTACGTCCGCGCGACAGATCCCTACCGGGTTAAAGAAGGCGACCCCATCACCTTCCACCTCAATCAAGGCGGTCCGGTCGCCACCCACCGGGTCATCGAAATCGACGCCACCAACCGCTACTTCATCACCAAAGGCGACGCCAACAATTCACCGGACGGCATGCCTGTCCAGTTTTCCAACCTCATCGGCACGCCACGTTTCACGCTTCCGGCTGCCGGTTTTGTATACCATGCACTTTCAACCTCTCCGGGAAAGCCCCTTGCTCTGGCTTTCATCATAGCCTCCATCGCGGCCATGCTGGCGGTCGACGGCAACCGGAATTGGAAGAAAAAAGTCAATCAAGAGCAATCGCCTAACGAGGGATCCGGACGCAAGTCTGTCAATAAAGAGAAGATCCAGATCAACGTTCTGAACAGGAGGAACAAAGAATGAAGAAAAAAAGTTTGGTGATTGCGGTGGCCCTTGTGGCCATCCTCGCAATCGGTCTGGTTGTTACCATCGCGTACTTCACAGACAAGAAGGATGTCACCAACACGTTCACGGTCGGCAATTTGAAGATTGACCTGACAGAACCGAACTTTCCGGAAGCTCCCCCGAAGCTTCTCCCCGGAACCGAAATCCCCAAAGATCCCACGGTCAAACTCTTGGCTGGAAGTGAGGATGCCTACGTCTTCATGCAATTGAAGCCGGAAGGCAGAATCATGGATTTCCTTAAGCCGATCAGCATCAACTCCAACTGGATACCGGTCACCGGCGGATCGAACCTCTACGTCTACGCGACAGGGGATCCTCGTACGCCGGCAGTCGTTACGGCCGGCACTGTCTTGCCCGCCCTCTTCGACAAGGTGGAAGTCATAGCGGATCTGGACAATAGGATTTTTGAGGGCTATGAAGTCGAAGGGGGCGATGACGTCCCGGCCTTCGATCCTCTTGTGGACAAATTGACAATCAATGCTTTCGCCCATCAGGCCTACGTCAATGGCGTACTCAGTTACACGATTGCTGAAGACGCCGCCAAAGTGCAGCTACCTTAAGCAGCGGACAGACTCATCATTTACTAAGATAAGGAGTAATGATCATGAAAAAGAAATCTCTGCTGATCAGCGCCCTGGTCCTCGTCCTGGCCATGGCCGTTTTCGGAACCCTGGCTTTCTTCACAGCCGAGGATGACGCCACCAACATCATCACCATGGGCAACATCAAGATTCTGCTTATCGACGATACCCTCGATGACGAAGAAGAGCCGGTACCCTTCCCCGAAGCCGGCGTTCCGGCCATGCCCGGTACGACGGTTGACAAGATTGTCCAAGTCAAGAACGTCGGCGACAATCCCGCCTATGTCCGGGTCAAGCTGACGCCTGCCCTGGCGCCTGTTGTCGAGGGGTTTGGGGGCCTGATCACCTTCGCCGCCGACACGGCCAACTGGGAGAAAATTGGCGACTGGTACCACTACAAATATGTCTTGGCTAAGGGTGATACCACCCCCGCCCTGATCACCCAGGTCGTCTTTTCGAACACCATGGGCAATGATTACCAGGACGCCGTCTACACGCTTCTGGTTGAAGCCCAGGGGGTCCAGTCCGAAAACAATGGCACCGGCTATGCCGACGCAGCGGGTTGGCCGACTCCGTGACCGGCCTTCCGAACGGCAGCAATGCCCCGGCATACCTGCCAGGTCATACGCTTTTAGCTGAACAGCCGGAAGCATTGAAAGGAAGAAGGCCATGAACCCGACAATTCAATACAGGCGTCTGCCCGTTCTGATTCTCTGTTTGGTTTTGGCGCTTGCTTTAGCTTTTCCTGCCTACCCCACGACTGAGGCCTTCGCGGAACCGGATGTGGCAGGCGAGAATCAGGAACTGACAGGCAGTGATCCCGTACCGGAGGAAGCTCCCCCGGACGAGACCACCGGATTGCCGCCGGGAATCCCCACCAATGAAAGCGGAGAAGGATCCCAAGGCGGCTCACAGGAACAGAATACAATAAGAACTGAACCAGAGGGGAAAGAAGAGGCCGGGGCACAAGGCGGGACATCCACTGTAGAGCCGCCTGCCCCTGATCCTTCCGGTCAATCTCCGGACAAGAACCTCCCGGAAGATCACGTGCCCGATGATCCTCTTGTGATCCCACCAGCCAGGAATTTCACCACGGCAGGACCTTTGGTCAATCCAGTCACGCTGGGAAAGGCCCCACTGAATGCACTGTCTGGCGGGGGCACAGCTCCGGCCGGCCTCTACATGGACAAGACAGCCGTCTATGACGAAATGGCCGGACACGCCCTGATTACGCTTGATGTCTTCACCTCCGGCGAGGTCATCACGTCCCAGGTGCCTGTGCCGACCGACATCTGTCTGGTCCTCGACCAGTCCGGCAGTATGGCCTACGCCTTTGGAACCACAACCCGGCAGGCCGCGCTGAAGACAGCCGTCATTAACTTCATCAACGCGGTGGAAACGAACGCGGTGGCCAACAGTGTCGACCACAAGATCGGTATTGTGACCTTCGCGTCTTCGTCATCGATCAGGCAGTACCTGAGCGTCGATTACGGGGCTGCCCGGACTATTATCAACGGCCTTGGAACACCCAGCGGCGCGACCAATGCAGGAGCGGGCATGGCCAGTGCCATCACGGTCATGGAAGGATCCTCAACCGGTAGAAACAAAATCGTCATTATGTTTACGGACGGTGTGCCCACCACCGGCACGGCCTTCAATGTGACTGTGGCCGACACAGCCGTCAATAATGCCCGCACCCTGAAACAGGGCGGGTCCACCGTCTTTGCCGTCGGCATCTTTGACGGGGCCGACCCCGATGTCATGTACGGAGACTATGATCACTATCATGCCTATTCCTTCTATACTTACAGCGATGGCACGAGCGATCATCCCCGTTGGGATAAGCAAGTAAACAGTTCAACCGGAACGAGTACTGATGTTGAAATCCCCGCAGCCAACCGCTTCATGAACCTGCTGTCAAGCAATTCATCTACTGCGGCTAACACAGGTTTGACAAGGACTACGATAACGACTGGAAGCGGAAACAAGAGGAAATACTACGACGGATTCAACATCGTGGAATTCCACACCTTAACCAAGAGCGGTTATTATTTAAGTGCCAGCGACCCCAGCGGACTGAACAACATTTTCGAGTCGATCGCCCACACCATTGAGACGCCGACCATTGAGCTGGATGACGACACGGTTGTCCGGGATGTGGTGGCGCCCCATTTCCAGGTGTCTGACGCCGTACACATCACCCTTCAGTTGGCTGATTGCACGGGCTTTGACACCGGAAGCGGGATCTACACCTTTGGTCAGCCTTATGCGGCTCCATCGGGAGTGACCGCCTCCATTGATTCCGGTACCCAAACCGTTTCAGTGACGGGCTTCGACTTCAACGCCAACTTTGTCACCAAGGAACCCAAGGGAGGAACGGGAAGCGACTATGGCAGGAAACTGATCATCTCATTTCCTGTCACGCCGGACCCGACCTTCTTTGGAGGCAATGGGGTGGAAACCAACGTCAACACCAGCGGGGTGTACGAACCCGGGGTCAGCACTCCGGTCGGCACCTTCCCGGTGCCGGACGTCGATGTGCCCCTCAAGTACGAGGTCATGGAGAATCTGGTGCAAAAGGAGTACCTGGGCAACCCGGTCGATATCGCGGCGGTCATCGAATTTGTGACAGGGGGAAGTGTGTCCTACCAGCCCGACGGCTTCAACAACGACCATGTCAGGATCACTTACGAGGTCTACGATGGGGCCATCTTGCTCGGAACCTTCGTGATCGAGGCGGGGGATGCTGCAGCGTCCGGCTCCTGGTCAGGAACGCCGGTCGTGCCGGCGGCTGACTCCAACCATTATACGGTGAAAGTCACGGTGGAACCCTCACTTGCCGGATCCATCGAGGATCCGTTGATCAAGAACACCGGGCTCCTGGTTTACCGCTACCGGCCCGTCATCGAGACCCGGGATGAAACCCTCTACCTGGGTCAGGAAACGAGCATTCTTCCGACTGTTTTGCCGCATTACGCGAAAATCGGCTGGAAGTGCGAAGACAATCCGGACAGCAGCGGCATTCACGGAACGGAACCTCAGCTGACCCTGACGCCCGTCTTTGTCTCAGGCACGGTGCCGGGCGATCCGGCGCACTTTGCCCCGGCGGAGGAGTCGGAATTCAAGGTTCAGGTCAAGTGGGCCAATACAGCCTGGCCGGCTCAGCCGCAACACGTGGACATCACGGATGCCTGCTGGCTCTACCGGGCCGGCGACGGATACAGCGAAAAGGGGTCCAACCCTGACTTCAAACTGCCCTTCTGGATCTTCCTTAAGACCTGCCGGATTACTGTAACCAAACAGGCAGCGCCCGGCACCATCATTGGGTCCAATGAGTCTTTCATGATCGATGTGTCCGACACGCACGGGCACACCTGGCGGCTTCGCCTGTGTGTGGGTGAATCCGCCACACTACGGGGCCTCCCCATCGGTGTCTACACCGTCAAGGAGGATGCCCTGTGGTCTTGGCAGTATACTCCCTCGCCCGGGTCGGTCAGCGTGGAGCTCAAACCCAATGAAACGGAAGACCATGCGGCGGTTCTGGTGGCCAACGGGAAGGCCGGCCGGTGGATCACCGGCGAGACCTTCGTCATGAACCTTTTCAAAGGTTTGATGGATTAGGAGGTGAGTCATGAAACGATTGGATCATAAGACTCCCGCTCTCATGGTGACCCTCATCCTGACGCTGGTCCTCGCCGCAGTGACCATCCCCATGGCCCTGAGCTATTTAACTTCATCGCCGGATGCGCTGGAGAACATGTTCACCGATCCTTATGTTCCCCCCGATATTACGGAAACTTTTGACGGAGAGATCAAGGAGAACATCCGGATCGAGAACACCGGCAATGTCGATGCCTACATCCGCGCCGCTCTTGTCATCCAGGCCAAGGCCGAAAACGGCGACATCCTGGCCTACTCGCCCGTGCACGGTACGGATTACACCCTGTCGGCACTGGGCAGCACCTGGTTCAAGCAGAAAGACTATTACTACTTCAAGCATCCGGTACCGCCGGGCGGCTTAACAGATGTGATGTTCAGCAAAATCGAAGCCCTGAATATCCCTTTGAAAACGCTGGGAGGGGTCCATTACTACCTGAACATCGACGTGGCGTCACAGAGCATCCAGGCTCTGCCCCCCGGGGCAGTCGAGTCCGCGTGGCCGGTGACGGTCGGCGCCGGTTCCGTCTTGGAACCGGTATCACCATGAAGGAGGCAACGACGTGAAACAGTATAGATTTCTACTCACCCTTCTCACTCTTCTTGCCGTTTTCCTCCTCTCCGGCCACGCCGTCTTTGCGGTACAGTCCGAAGTGATCTATCGCGGTCACGCAGAAAAATTCGTCTTCATCCCGGATACGACCGACTTGTTCGGAGGGTTCAAGGGTGTGATGCCGGGGGACACCCGGCAGCAGGTGATTGCCCTGAAAAACAACACCAATGCGATCATCCGGATCTATCTGAGCGGCAAAGCATACGGCGCTGAGGAAACAACCTTCCTCTCCCGGTCGACCCTCAGAGGAAAGGTCGGCGCGGTCGAGATCTTCAACTATGACTCTCCCGCGACCAACCTGACTGACCGCATTCTGCTCAAAGAGTTGAGACCCTTCGAAAGCCTGGAAATGTTAGTCGAGCTCAAAGTGCCCGACACGCTGGACAACGATTTCCAGTCCAGGGAATACACCCTGGTCTGGACTTTCCTGGCGGAAGAAGAGCTGGTTGAAGCGGAAGAAG
Protein-coding regions in this window:
- a CDS encoding 4Fe-4S binding protein, which codes for MKIAVLSGKGGTGKTLVSVNLAEVAGQARYLDCDVEEPNGHLFFKPGDLEIERVAVKIPVVDQDKCTGCRKCVDFCQFNALAYIREELIVFEEICHSCGGCVLVCPEKAFSEKDKEIGRIERGVSGQVQVHSGIMNTGEESGIPIIDRLLEGQDDDPDLLTFIDCPPGTSCIVMETVAGADYCVLVAEPTIFGAHNLAMVYQLVNLMGKPLGVVLNKIQEGDNPSEAFCLEKGLPILGSIPFDQKLGLINSKGEIAVREDQGYRIWFEELLTVILEEACP
- a CDS encoding DUF134 domain-containing protein; this translates as MARPMKWRRVCQLPPISRFGPLGVGAGAREHVRMTVDEYETVRLIDHEGFNQEECARQMNVARTTIQGIYVRARQKIADSLVNGKVLIIEGGEYRLCEGPEGICGHGCHRYGRGRQMHGHGGRRNR
- a CDS encoding VWA domain-containing protein, translating into MNPTIQYRRLPVLILCLVLALALAFPAYPTTEAFAEPDVAGENQELTGSDPVPEEAPPDETTGLPPGIPTNESGEGSQGGSQEQNTIRTEPEGKEEAGAQGGTSTVEPPAPDPSGQSPDKNLPEDHVPDDPLVIPPARNFTTAGPLVNPVTLGKAPLNALSGGGTAPAGLYMDKTAVYDEMAGHALITLDVFTSGEVITSQVPVPTDICLVLDQSGSMAYAFGTTTRQAALKTAVINFINAVETNAVANSVDHKIGIVTFASSSSIRQYLSVDYGAARTIINGLGTPSGATNAGAGMASAITVMEGSSTGRNKIVIMFTDGVPTTGTAFNVTVADTAVNNARTLKQGGSTVFAVGIFDGADPDVMYGDYDHYHAYSFYTYSDGTSDHPRWDKQVNSSTGTSTDVEIPAANRFMNLLSSNSSTAANTGLTRTTITTGSGNKRKYYDGFNIVEFHTLTKSGYYLSASDPSGLNNIFESIAHTIETPTIELDDDTVVRDVVAPHFQVSDAVHITLQLADCTGFDTGSGIYTFGQPYAAPSGVTASIDSGTQTVSVTGFDFNANFVTKEPKGGTGSDYGRKLIISFPVTPDPTFFGGNGVETNVNTSGVYEPGVSTPVGTFPVPDVDVPLKYEVMENLVQKEYLGNPVDIAAVIEFVTGGSVSYQPDGFNNDHVRITYEVYDGAILLGTFVIEAGDAAASGSWSGTPVVPAADSNHYTVKVTVEPSLAGSIEDPLIKNTGLLVYRYRPVIETRDETLYLGQETSILPTVLPHYAKIGWKCEDNPDSSGIHGTEPQLTLTPVFVSGTVPGDPAHFAPAEESEFKVQVKWANTAWPAQPQHVDITDACWLYRAGDGYSEKGSNPDFKLPFWIFLKTCRITVTKQAAPGTIIGSNESFMIDVSDTHGHTWRLRLCVGESATLRGLPIGVYTVKEDALWSWQYTPSPGSVSVELKPNETEDHAAVLVANGKAGRWITGETFVMNLFKGLMD
- a CDS encoding signal peptidase I, which encodes MLSARKILSFSIHFLVWMLLSFLLIAAALTAGARLIGYTPYVVLSGSMEPAIPTGALIYVRATDPYRVKEGDPITFHLNQGGPVATHRVIEIDATNRYFITKGDANNSPDGMPVQFSNLIGTPRFTLPAAGFVYHALSTSPGKPLALAFIIASIAAMLAVDGNRNWKKKVNQEQSPNEGSGRKSVNKEKIQINVLNRRNKE
- a CDS encoding iron-sulfur cluster assembly scaffold protein, translating into MIYSDTVIDHFMSPRNAHTMPDADAEGSVGDPSCGDCLVMYIKVKDNRIDDISYLVYGCCGAVATSSMTSELAKGKTLEEALSITEDDVIQALDGLPESKIHCSLMGVGALRQAIANYYEMHPERGEIHEISHTG
- a CDS encoding dinitrogenase iron-molybdenum cofactor biosynthesis protein, whose amino-acid sequence is MKLAIPVDSNSIESKVCMSFGRAPYYLIHDTESKENQFVLNTAAQSAGGAGVRAAQIVADQKVDAVLTPRCGQNAAGVLLAAKARIYRTKGESIKENIDAFLEGKLSELDEIHAGLHRH
- a CDS encoding DUF5320 domain-containing protein, coding for MPRRDGTGPMGYGPMTGWGMGPCRDYGYGYGRRGRRMGYGRRGYGMGYGYGRGFGPGYGYAPYDDRSDREILEEEKEILQERLDYISKQLESE